In Leptospira stimsonii, one genomic interval encodes:
- a CDS encoding PaaI family thioesterase → MNNNSFWKTKFFQWKMFLKCPVYWRCGGRILQLSEDLREMKVKLPFNRNTRGLMGTHFGGALYAFVDPIPLLMLKENLGENYILWDINGSIEYVKATSQDVFADFKIGSEILNKIQGECEERKKTHFHLNILIQEKNGDVVAKVDKTIYVRKKSDLLKKRSA, encoded by the coding sequence ATGAACAATAATTCTTTTTGGAAAACTAAATTCTTCCAATGGAAGATGTTTTTAAAATGCCCGGTCTATTGGAGATGCGGCGGTAGAATTCTTCAATTATCGGAAGATCTCAGAGAGATGAAAGTGAAACTTCCTTTCAATCGAAATACAAGAGGATTGATGGGGACCCACTTCGGCGGTGCGCTCTATGCCTTCGTCGACCCGATTCCACTTCTTATGCTCAAAGAAAATTTGGGGGAGAATTACATTCTCTGGGATATCAACGGCTCGATTGAATACGTTAAGGCGACTTCGCAAGACGTTTTCGCTGATTTTAAAATCGGGTCGGAAATTTTGAACAAGATTCAGGGAGAATGCGAGGAAAGAAAGAAGACGCATTTTCATCTCAACATTCTGATTCAAGAGAAGAATGGTGACGTTGTTGCGAAGGTGGATAAGACGATTTATGTTCGTAAGAAATCGGATCTTTTAAAAAAACGTTCTGCTTGA
- a CDS encoding sodium:solute symporter family protein, translating to MFSILDWSILSLYLLFAFAAGVLLSPKAGKSLVSYFVADRKLPWWWLGTSMVATTFAADTPLVITGFVAADGISANWFWWSWAIGYMAMTVFFAGKWRRMEVLTDVEFVELRYGGKPAMILRMVKAFYLSILVNSIVLGWVFKAMSKITGPFLDWNELLGPENFSLIQSFWPSFLVFDSLNNTITVLILFFVVVIYSSMGGIQGVILTDLVQFALGMGGAILFAYYAVSSQGGISGLLLKMEEVYPDKHESILSFWPDFQDASLPFTVFLIFIGVQWWAQYYSDGSGYLAQRIHTARNPEEAEKGSLWFNIANFIIRTWPWVLTALVTLVVFPLHDPTRYFAEGQLVGSDREMGYPVLMKLILPTGVLGIVFASLMAAFMSTADTHINWGASYLVNDFYLRFIHPSASDKTLVKVSRIAVVLMSIIAILVATQIQSIASAWKFLLAFASGMGLPQILRWVWWRANAWTELSGMITALILSMILYPAYPEVRSEYLLFWVAMGSVVVSIAVTLLTPPVPKETLDAFIERVNPFGFWNGKESEIRLKEFQSRIYLWILGTSALFFGMFSLGYFLLLQPWQGLISLIGFVSLGSLYWKKGLSKN from the coding sequence ATGTTTAGCATCCTTGATTGGTCCATTCTTTCGCTTTATCTCCTTTTTGCATTCGCGGCGGGCGTTCTCCTTTCCCCAAAAGCAGGCAAAAGTTTGGTTTCTTACTTCGTCGCCGATCGGAAACTTCCCTGGTGGTGGCTTGGAACTTCGATGGTTGCAACCACCTTTGCCGCGGATACGCCTCTCGTGATCACCGGCTTTGTCGCGGCCGACGGAATTTCCGCGAATTGGTTTTGGTGGAGCTGGGCGATCGGTTATATGGCGATGACCGTTTTTTTTGCGGGCAAATGGAGAAGAATGGAAGTTCTCACCGACGTAGAGTTTGTCGAACTTCGTTACGGCGGGAAACCCGCAATGATCTTAAGAATGGTCAAAGCGTTCTATTTGAGTATATTAGTAAATTCGATTGTACTCGGATGGGTTTTTAAGGCGATGTCCAAGATTACGGGACCATTTTTGGATTGGAACGAGCTTCTTGGTCCGGAAAATTTTTCGTTGATCCAAAGTTTCTGGCCTTCGTTTTTAGTATTCGATTCTTTGAATAATACGATCACGGTTTTGATTCTTTTCTTCGTCGTCGTTATCTATAGTAGTATGGGCGGAATCCAAGGTGTGATCCTGACGGACCTCGTGCAATTTGCTCTGGGAATGGGAGGAGCGATCCTTTTTGCATACTACGCGGTTTCGAGTCAGGGAGGAATTTCCGGTCTTCTTTTAAAGATGGAGGAAGTTTATCCCGATAAGCACGAATCTATTTTGAGTTTTTGGCCGGACTTTCAAGACGCATCCTTACCGTTTACGGTTTTTCTAATATTCATAGGAGTTCAGTGGTGGGCTCAATACTATTCTGACGGTTCCGGGTATTTAGCGCAAAGAATTCATACCGCGAGAAATCCGGAAGAGGCCGAAAAAGGATCGCTTTGGTTCAATATCGCAAACTTTATCATTCGAACTTGGCCCTGGGTTTTGACGGCGCTTGTAACGTTAGTCGTCTTTCCTCTTCACGATCCTACTCGTTACTTTGCGGAAGGACAACTCGTGGGAAGTGATCGAGAGATGGGTTATCCCGTTTTGATGAAACTCATTTTACCCACCGGTGTGTTAGGGATCGTCTTCGCGAGTTTGATGGCGGCATTTATGTCGACCGCGGACACTCATATCAACTGGGGAGCGAGTTATCTCGTAAACGATTTTTATCTTCGTTTTATTCATCCTTCTGCGAGCGACAAAACCTTGGTGAAAGTGAGTAGAATCGCCGTGGTTCTTATGTCGATCATCGCGATCTTGGTCGCCACTCAGATTCAATCGATAGCGAGCGCTTGGAAATTTTTGCTCGCCTTTGCTTCGGGAATGGGATTGCCTCAGATTCTAAGATGGGTTTGGTGGAGGGCAAACGCATGGACGGAACTTTCCGGAATGATCACGGCTTTGATTTTATCTATGATTCTTTATCCGGCGTATCCGGAAGTAAGATCGGAATATCTTCTTTTTTGGGTTGCGATGGGTTCGGTCGTCGTATCGATCGCTGTAACATTGCTCACACCTCCGGTTCCGAAGGAAACGTTAGACGCCTTTATAGAAAGAGTGAATCCTTTCGGCTTTTGGAACGGTAAAGAAAGTGAGATTCGATTGAAAGAATTTCAGAGTCGGATTTATCTTTGGATTTTGGGAACCTCAGCTCTCTTTTTCGGAATGTTTTCTCTTGGATACTTTCTTCTTTTACAACCTTGGCAGGGTTTGATTTCTCTGATCGGATTTGTATCTTTAGGAAGTTTGTATTGGAAAAAGGGATTGAGTAAGAATTAA